TTAATTTTCTCATCTTCAAGCTTAACCCATTTGATACCCAGCTCATTTACAATTTCGCTTGTTGTATACGGTAAGATACCAACTGTGTTATGTTCACTAATGTGTTCGAACAGTGGCGTCCACTCTTCGCCCTTAAACACAATTGGGCACTCAAGCTTTAAGGCTTCCAATCGGGATTCTAACATCATATAGAGTGAACAATCTTTTGACAATGTCACTAATTCTTCATCTTTCAAATTTTCAAGTGTTAAGAATCTTTTTGACGCTAATGGATGATCATTTCTTAAGGCAATTCCTATATCAAAATAAGAGTGTTCAAATTCTAATAGTTTTGCTCTAAACTTACTTGTGTCTACTGGTCCAGAAACAATCGCTAAATCTAATGTATCGTTATCCAATATCATATCTTGCAGTTCACAAGATCCCCGTTTATATGTATCAATGTTAAATTGTGGATTGTGTTCATTAAAGTGTTGAACAGCATTCACAAACAACGCTGAACTAAATGGAGCAATGCCAAGGTTGATTGTACGCGGATTATTGGATGTAAAATCAAGCATTTTCTCATCAAGAGTTTTGATAGAGTTTAGGATTTTTTTAGCGCTTGTGTATAATAACTTACCAGCTTTTGAAACAATAATTCCTTTGTTTGTTCGAATTACCAGTTCAGTTTTGAAATGTTCTTCTAAATTCCTTATGTTCCAGCTTAGTGTCGGCTGAGTAACAAATAACTTCCTGGCAGCCTTTGACATACTTTGACATTCCACAACAGTCACAAAGTAGTGTAATTCACGTAATTCCATATGGACTTTTGTATATGAATGTTACTCATATACACTCCTTTCCCCTAAATGTTTCTTTAAGATATGTATAGTTTAACATACTTTCAAGTATGTTTTTAATAAAGTCTCAACCCTAAAATTAAATTAAAATCTAATATATAGTTTGGATATAAATTAAATTATGAGTAGTCATAAGTTTGTTTTCTTATAATGAAAGCACTTAATCAAAAGCGGAAATTGTAGGGTAAATAACATCATTTTTTACATATTTACATATATGGTTATTTACAAAAAACGGCATATACAATCTATTTTTATAGCCTTTTATACACAAAAAGAGTAAGAAAGATAAATAATTTCATTTATAACTTGATAAAAGGACCATCATTAAAATGGATGAAAGAACCGACAAAATAGAATAATTTTATATCTGAAGCTTTGGTTAATGGCAGTGAAATGGCCTCAAAAAATTGTCTATTTGTTCAATGCATCACAAAAGTTATAATGTTTAAACGAAAATTAATTTATGCTTTTTTTGATTCCTTTTTCGTGTTTGGTGAATAAATAGACGAAACATTGATTCATAATCTATAACATCTATGGTATAGATAAATTCCATATCAACGAGGTTTCAAAATGATGGTAAGATAATGGATAGATGGAGGATATAAAATATGAAAATTTTAATCGCTGGGTCTGGAGCTATGGGTGCTCGATTTGGCTACTTACTTAAAGAATCTGGAAATGATGTTTTATTTGTTGATACATGGCAAGATCATATTGATGCAATTAACAAAAATGGACTACAACGTATTATTGATGGTGTAGATATTGGTCCAATCCATATTCCAGCAGTAAAGCCTGAAGATGTCGTTGGGCACTATGACTTAGTGTTGTTGTTTGTGAAATCACTTCAACTTGATGACATGATGCAACGAATTACCCCTTCTTTATCTGAAGACTCGCGGGTGCTTTGTTTACTCAATGGTTTGGGGAATATCGAAATTGTTGAAAAATATGTCTCAAGAGACCGTATTTATCTAGGTATGACATTATGGTCATCAGGATTAAAAGGGCCGGGAGTTTTAAATGCCGTGGGTAGTGGTTCAATCGAAATGCAACAAGTGAATAATCTTGAAAGTGATTTTGATGCAAAACTTCTAACAACCCTCAATGATGCAGGACTAAACGCAGCCTATAGTAAAGATGTCATCCAGTCTATTTGGCATAAAGTGAGTTTAAATTGTGTGTTGAATACCTATTGTACATTGATTGATTGTAATATTGGCGAGTATGGTGCGTATGAGAAACATCAAGAACTTACAGACCTTATCCTGAATGAAATTATTGCAGTGGGTAAAAAAGAGGGTATCGAAGTTATCTATGACATCGTCGCAAATAATATTAAAGGTGTGTTCTCTCCAGAAAAAGCAGGGGGACATTATCCATCGCTGTATCAAGATATTGCTAGTGGAAGAAGGACTGAAATTGATGCACTTAATGGTGCTATTGTTAAATTAGGCGAAAAACATGGTGTAGAAACACCGGTATGTAAAGCGATTACATTAATGATTCACTCTAAAGAAAATGTAAATGATCTGCGAAACAACTAGTTTTTGCGTACTAAACAAAAAAGATTTGATAACAGTGCCTTCTCATTGCTTGAAAAGTGTATCATTTTAAAAAAGTCTTTGATATAATAAACGAGTATAGATACAAAGGAGAATAATCATGGAAGGAATTGAACTACTAAGTTTTCAAATGATCTCATTTAATGGATCAGCACGCTCATGTTTCGTTGAAGCAATTGCTGCTGCTAAAGAAGGAGATTTTGAACGTGCTGAGCAATTGATGAATGAAGGTGAAGAGCAATTTGTTGAAGGACACCGCGTACATGCTCAATTAATTCAACAAGAAGCATCTGAAGGTAAAACAGATATTAACTTACTCTTAATTCACGCTGAAGATCAAATGATGAGTGCTGAATTAATGAAAATAGTTGCTGCTGAATTGATCGATATTCACAAAAAGCTTAAGTAATAACTAGAGCCATATGGCTCTTTTTTTAGGTTAGTGATTAGAGAAAAGGAGAACGACACTATGAATAACTATACACTCATATTTCAAAAATGCTTAATTGTTGGATTTTATGTTTTCCAATATTTTAAGTTTAATCAAGCAAAACGTTATGACGAAACGTTGAAATTAACGCTTAACAAACGATCTTTGATTGAAGTCGTTGTTGTAGCCCTTATAAATATCGCATTTATTGTTTATCCTGTTTCAGAATCAGTTGAAGGAATTTTGTTATTTGTAGGAATTGTGATGATGCTTTATACCTTTTTTCATACGTATCGTTATGTGGGGATTGGAAAAAAACTTATCTTCGCACAACAACATGCATTTGACATTCGTCAAATCACAAAGAAATCATATGAAAAAGGGAAATTTGTGTTCGTAATTCGTGATACACCTGTGTCTGTTCGGTACCCAATTGCAGACATAAACCTCGTTATGGAGCGTTTATCGGGCAGAAAACCACGAAAAAATAAGAAATAACATAAATAAAATGGCGAGTTGCTCCCTTTAGACTAGACTCGAAAGGTTTTTGTGATATAATAAAACAGTAATGTAAGTGTTACCATTAGGAGGCTTTATGAGAAAAATTGTATTATTCTGTTCGGCAGGGATGTCTACAAGTATCCTTGTAAATAAAATGATTGAAGCTGCAAAGGCTATCGATTATGATTGCACAGTTGAAGCTCACTCAGTAAGTGAAGTTGCTCGTTTGGGTGCTGACGCTGATATCGTATTATTGGGCCCACAAGTTCGTTTCAATCTTGCAGGTGTTCAAAAGACATTACCTGGCAAACCAGTTGAAGTTATCGACATGCGTATGTACGGTACAATGAACGGTGCTGCTGTTATCGATCATGTACGTAAAGTATTAGGTGATGACAAATAATAAATGCTAGATATCTAGCATTTTTTTTAACTTAGGAGGCAATATGGAAAAAGCAGTAATTATATATTATAGTGCAACAGGCAATACTCAGATGATTGCAGATACAATCGATGAGGCGTTGAATGATGTTAACCAAGCGCATTCAATGTATTTTATCAGTGAAACAAGTGTGGATGAGGTTAAAGATTCTGATATCTTCTTTTTAGGGTGTCCTGCTATGGGTGTCGAAGAAATTGAAGAATATGAGTATCGACCATTTTTTGATGAACTCAAACCATCCCTTGAAAACAAACCGGTTGTGTTGTTTGGGTCGTTTGACTGGGGTGATGGGGAATGGATGGAAACCTGGGCTCAAGAAGTAACAGAAGCAGGGGGCATTGTATCTGGGAAATTCACGGTGATGTTGACTCCAGAAGATGATTTCTTGGAGGAAGTGAAAACATCTGTAACCGACTTAATGAAAACTTTTCAATAAAATGTAATAAAATTGAAAAATATTTGTAAATGGTGTTGACTTTTCATTTTCAGCATGTATAATAGTTTTATAGATTAAATAATCTATAAATTCTTGTCCATTAGAAAATACTTAAATTCACCATTTCCTTACTATCAATGTGTATTTCCTCCAATTATCAAATTGAATTTAGGTTTTCTAAAAATAATAAAAACACTTCAGCCCGGAAGTGTTTTTATTTTGTGTATCCTTTGGTATACTAGTTACAGGTGATAATGATGAAAGTAATGATAACAGGAAGTTATGATCCAATCACATTGGGTCACATTGATATAATTAAACGTGCATCTAAATTATTTGATGAAGTCTATGTTGCTCTATTAATTAATGAAAATAAAGTTTC
This DNA window, taken from Erysipelothrix larvae, encodes the following:
- a CDS encoding LysR family transcriptional regulator — encoded protein: MELRELHYFVTVVECQSMSKAARKLFVTQPTLSWNIRNLEEHFKTELVIRTNKGIIVSKAGKLLYTSAKKILNSIKTLDEKMLDFTSNNPRTINLGIAPFSSALFVNAVQHFNEHNPQFNIDTYKRGSCELQDMILDNDTLDLAIVSGPVDTSKFRAKLLEFEHSYFDIGIALRNDHPLASKRFLTLENLKDEELVTLSKDCSLYMMLESRLEALKLECPIVFKGEEWTPLFEHISEHNTVGILPYTTSEIVNELGIKWVKLEDEKIKRLENYLIANKDKNRLSFFDVFDALLNSLVEGNS
- a CDS encoding ketopantoate reductase family protein produces the protein MKILIAGSGAMGARFGYLLKESGNDVLFVDTWQDHIDAINKNGLQRIIDGVDIGPIHIPAVKPEDVVGHYDLVLLFVKSLQLDDMMQRITPSLSEDSRVLCLLNGLGNIEIVEKYVSRDRIYLGMTLWSSGLKGPGVLNAVGSGSIEMQQVNNLESDFDAKLLTTLNDAGLNAAYSKDVIQSIWHKVSLNCVLNTYCTLIDCNIGEYGAYEKHQELTDLILNEIIAVGKKEGIEVIYDIVANNIKGVFSPEKAGGHYPSLYQDIASGRRTEIDALNGAIVKLGEKHGVETPVCKAITLMIHSKENVNDLRNN
- a CDS encoding PTS lactose/cellobiose transporter subunit IIA — translated: MEGIELLSFQMISFNGSARSCFVEAIAAAKEGDFERAEQLMNEGEEQFVEGHRVHAQLIQQEASEGKTDINLLLIHAEDQMMSAELMKIVAAELIDIHKKLK
- a CDS encoding PTS sugar transporter subunit IIB; the encoded protein is MRKIVLFCSAGMSTSILVNKMIEAAKAIDYDCTVEAHSVSEVARLGADADIVLLGPQVRFNLAGVQKTLPGKPVEVIDMRMYGTMNGAAVIDHVRKVLGDDK
- a CDS encoding flavodoxin domain-containing protein, which encodes MEKAVIIYYSATGNTQMIADTIDEALNDVNQAHSMYFISETSVDEVKDSDIFFLGCPAMGVEEIEEYEYRPFFDELKPSLENKPVVLFGSFDWGDGEWMETWAQEVTEAGGIVSGKFTVMLTPEDDFLEEVKTSVTDLMKTFQ